A part of Periophthalmus magnuspinnatus isolate fPerMag1 chromosome 14, fPerMag1.2.pri, whole genome shotgun sequence genomic DNA contains:
- the cd248b gene encoding endosialin has protein sequence MKTSSSSSSISLLGLSWLLLLCVTPGCRGQDPSAKPQLGERDALCYEKGCYAVFLQKKAFRDAGRSCREKGGTLATMHDYTEAGVVHDLLYQLDAPEKSTLRLWIGLHRPPRQCSATRPLRGFVWVTGDQDGQYTNWLREETPGTCAAHRCVAMTVHTRTSTHQGEQNHQWLDGSCSLALDGYVCQYNYKGMCSRLGDEGKGPAVYTTPFNYVSSWLKHIPYGSVATLPCPPDSSDPDAPTEQTILCMERDDQTVGWSRDGPLCSVNTASEIDWCSREHGCEHYCENSETDYFCYCADGYILDEDGYSCKPDPLSQTTPPKLSSDSAGPTEQPHLKEVCVDMGCAYDCVETPRGVRCICPPGYQMGSDGRECKDVDECKQEPCQQVCINSPGTFHCSCHPGYQQDDEGECVDVDECLDENSCEGSCENTIGSFSCQCTPGYELSSDGECSDVDECTYEPPCQQQCLNFLGGYQCYCDEGFDLESDGFTCTPSKDDEEYSSLTPDPIDSVHEEDLDPNADLPWSTSFTPDANFEVDTNFDHGWFTESPEHFFPNHGSDNDLNQLDVPASYDTVQPPTQKYATGNEIGNESKPKANTQEAGAVGSKETSVTGMGDSLKIDTPGDVFGTAPSESTQGRQKQDKSWLLVALLVPLCVFLVVMLALGIVYCTSCAVDKSLSFSDCHRWILPTAPPAQSDGKPRA, from the exons ATGAAgactagcagtagcagtagcagtatctCTCTCCTGGGTCTATCTTGGCTCCTGTTACTGTGTGTGACCCCTGGGTGTCGGGGTCAGGATCCATCAGCCAAACCCCAGCTCGGAGAGAGGGACGCCCTGTGCTATGAAAAAGGATGCTATGCAGTGTTTCTCCAGAAGAAGGCGTTCAGAGATGCTGGACGCAGCTGCCGGGAGAAGGGCGGGACTCTGGCCACGATGCACGACTACACGGAGGCGGGTGTGGTCCACGACCTGTTGTACCAGCTCGACGCTCCGGAGAAATCCACGCTCCGGTTGTGGATCGGGCTGCACCGCCCCCCTCGACAGTGCTCTGCCACCAGGCCGCTCAGAGGATTCGTCTGGGTCACAG GGGACCAGGATGGACAGTACACTAACTGGCTAAGGGAGGAGACCCCTGGCACGTGTGCGGCCCATCGCTGCGTTGCCATGACGGTGCACACCCGTACGAGCACCCACCAGGGGGAGCAGAATCACCAGTGGCTCGACGGCTCGTGTAGTCTGGCCCTCGACGGATATGTGTGCCAGTACAACTACAAAGGCATGTGCTCTCGACTGGGCGATGAGGGGAAGGGACCGGCTGTCTACACCACACCATTTAACTATGTCAGCTCCTGGCTAAAGCACATCCCATATGGCTCTGTGGCCACGCTACCCTGCCCCCCCGACAGCTCTGATCCAGATGCCCCGACTGAGCAGACCATTTTGTGCATGGAAAGGGACGACCAAACTGTGGGTTGGTCCAGAGACGGTCCCCTTTGCTCGGTCAACACAGCCTCCGAAATAGACTGGTGCAGCAGGGAACACGGATGCGAGCATTATTGTGAAAATTCAGAAACAGACTACTTCTGCTATTGCGCTGATGGGTATATCCTGGATGAAGACGGCTACAGCTGTAAACCCGATCCTTTAAGTCAAACCACCCCTCCTAAGCTCTCGTCTGACTCGGCCGGCCCCACCGAGCAACCCCACTTGAAAGAGGTGTGCGTAGATATGGGATGCGCCTATGATTGCGTTGAAACACCACGCGGGGTTCGATGCATTTGCCCTCCTGGATACCAAATGGGCTCTGATGGTCGTGAATGTAAAGATGTTGATGAGTGCAAACAAGAACCATGCCAACAGGTTTGCATCAACAGTCCAGGGACTTTCCATTGCTCGTGTCATCCGGGATACCAGCAAGATGACGAAGGTGAATGCGTTGATGTAGATGAGTGCCTAGATGAGAATAGTTGTGAAGGATCTTGTGAAAATACAATTGGATCGTTTAGCTGTCAGTGTACGCCCGGTTATGAGCTAAGCAGTGATGGTGAGTGTTCCGATGTCGACGAGTGCACCTATGAACCCCCTTGCCAACAACAGTGCCTAAACTTCCTTGGAGGCTACCAGTGTTACTGTGACGAAGGTTTTGATCTTGAATCTGATGGTTTCACCTGCACCCCTTCAAAGGACGATGAAGAATACTCAAGTTTGACTCCAGATCCAATTGATTCAGTTCATGAAGAAGACCTAGATCCAAATGCTGACTTACCATGGTCGACCTCATTTACCCCAGATGCAAATTTTGAAGTTGATACTAATTTTGATCATGGTTGGTTCACAGAAAGCCCAGAACACTTCTTCCCAAATCATGGCTCGGACAATGACTTGAACCAGTTAGATGTCCCAGCATCATATGACACAGTGCAGCCCCCGACACAAAAATATGCCACGGGTAATGAAATTGGCAATGAAAGTAAACCAAAAGCTAACACGCAGGAGGCTGGGGCAGTGGGGTCTAAAGAAACATCAGTTACTGGAATGGGGGATAGTTTGAAAATAGACACTCCTGGAGATGTCTTTGGTACAGCACCGTCTGAATCAACTCAAGGCAGACAGAAGCAGGATAAGAGCTGGCTGTTGGTGGCGCTATtggtccctctgtgtgtgtttttggttgTCATGCTAGCTCTTGGCATAGTTTACTGTACAAGCTGTGCCGTTGATAAGTCCCTCAGCTTCTCAGACTGTCACCGCTGGATACTGCCCACAGCACCCCCTGCACAGAGCGATGGGAAACCCCGAGCGTGA
- the LOC129456801 gene encoding odorant receptor 131-2-like, with protein MSNSSGVDEAQYMSKEERVIFAIFVIFPCVVCLFVNGLLLWTLLSKAILRETPRYCLLFNLLLSDTLHMSLSQMLYMLATSRTHLYFPVCALLTLITDVSNEVSPLTVVAMSLERYVAVCFPLHHATLLGGRRASVVAVLLWALCLLNLVVRVGLLMQFPFHTLDTLMMNDYCSSLVIRIAPLSTAYDQGYSAFLFVSSAVVILWSYVMVMMAARRCASEKSVKARNTLLLHLFQLVLSLSATIYLPLLVGLARLMALPRLTYVRIQNVLYVLLMTLPRALSVLIYGIKDQTMKSTMLAIIFCKKQ; from the coding sequence ATGAGTAACAGTTCTGGAGTGGACGAGGCGCAGTACATGTCCAAGGAAGAGCGTGTGATTTTCGCTATCTTCGTAATTTTTCCATGtgtggtgtgtttgtttgtgaatgGCCTGTTGTTGTGGACTCTGCTCTCTAAGGCGATCTTGAGGGAGACCCCTCGATACTGTCTCCTGTTTAACCTGCTGTTGTCCGACACACTGCACATGTCCCTCAGTCAGATGCTTTACATGTTGGCTACCAGTCGCACCCATCTGTATTTTCCTGTGTGTGCCCTCCTTACACTCATTACTGATGTGTCCAATGAGGTGTCACCACTCACCGTGGTGGCCATGTCTCTGGAGCGATACGTGGCAGTGTGCTTTCCGCTTCACCACGCGACTCTGCTCGGTGGGCGCAGGGCCTCAGTGGTTGCGGTGCTGCTTTGGGCCCTGTGCCTCCTAAACTTAGTGGTACGAGTGGGGCTCTTGATGCAGTTTCCCTTCcacacactggacactctgATGATGAATGATTACTGCAGCAGTCTGGTTATCAGAATCGCGCCTCTGTCCACAGCCTATGACCAAGGCTACAGTGCCTTCCTGTTCGTCTCCTCTGCAGTGGTCATCTTGTGGTCTTATGTGATGGTGATGATGGCAGCACGCAGATGTGCCTCTGAGAAGAGTGTGAAAGCACGAAACACGCTTCTCCTGCACCTGTTTCAGCTGGTGCTCAGCCTGTCAGCCACGATCTACCTGCCTCTGCTGGTGGGCCTGGCCCGGCTCATGGCCCTGCCTCGGCTCACGTATGTGCGGATCCAGAATGTCCTCTATGTGCTCCTCATGACACTGCCCCGTGCCCTGAGTGTGCTCATCTATGGCATCAAAGACCAGACCATGAAGTCCACAATGCTCGCAATTATTTTctgcaaaaaacaataa